The window AACGCCACATAAATTAGTAGCAAGATAAGAGTACTTAGTGCAATCTTGATAGAATCTGACCAATCAATATTTGCCAGTTTCTACCAATTACGGACCTAAAGTCTTACTGGTGCCTAGTTCTAAAAGGTCATGTTAGTAAAGCTAAATGAGAGTTAGATAATACAGCGGTTTTTAGCTTTAACATATGCTTTCATATTGATCCTGCATTGCAACTGCACTTGCTGAATAAATGTTACAGAATGCTGGTGTTTCAAAGAGAttctttgaataattttgaaatagaaaaCAACTTATCTTAGTGCAACTAATTTATTACTAGACCGCTGGAAGTTGAAAGCCACCAACGACTAAACTAAGCTTATGAATAAAGAAAGTATCCAAAATGACAAAAATCCTTGTTACATATTGCACAGTAAGGCTTGTCAAGCAACATGGTATATGACAAACCTGACTTTTTACATGAATACTGCTACTATTCATAAAAAAAACTGAAATCATTATAatctttcttatattttgtgAAACTATGTTACTGCTTTTTGGCATTGTTGATAGTGATGGGTAGCAAATCCTAGCATTGTTCGATTGAACTAATCAAATGAAACAAGCTGTTTATCAAAGTCATATGAATATACTTTACATCTCAGAATATACTAGTTCCCCAACCTCCTGGTTCAAATAGTACTTATCTAGTGCGTTCAGAACTTAACAATAGAAAAGAACCAATTTTTTATAGAAGGGTGACGATTTCTTAGCTCATGTCAGTGCACAAAAAGTTCGAGCaatcttttttttatttcctGCACTGAATAATTTTCTATTAAATATGCGGTCCGCAATGAATAATGCACTCTACATCACATGAAAACATTTAGGTCATTTAGTTACCAGTTTGTTTCCGAGGTAATTAAATTTTGCCAGTGAACTCCATTGCGTAAATACTTAAACTCTAAGATCTATCAACACCATTGGACATCGATTATTCATATTGTTCTAATCAAAAGAAAGTAAACATTCAACATCTTCCAAATGACAATGTTCAATTGAAGAAGGACCTCATCGATTAGTCTCAAAAGGGATACGAAGATCCATCGTATTTTACCTTCTTCACGGACGCCGACCAAGAGAGCACGAGCCCGAGAAAGATGATGAAGAAGAATGGCCCCCAAAGATCCCAATCCCTCAGCGCTTTTCCCGGATCCTCTCTGAAAGGGTTGGGGAACACCACCAACTTCAGATTGCTCACGATCCGCGTCAGATCCCGCTTCACCGTGTCCCACACGGGCTCCGTGAGGGTGTCAGGCGGCGACCCGAAACCCTCGGAGGAGAAACCCCCACCCGATCGGGAAACAGGGGAGGAGGAGGGGAGCGGCGGAGGCTGAGGAGGTGAGGAGAACATGGCGGGGGGCAGCTTCTGGTAGGCGGAAGGTGGATGGGGGCCAGAGGGGATGAAGGAATGGGAGACGGGGATGGAGGCACGGGGAGGGCTAGGGGGTCGCGCAGGGAGGACGGTGGCGGAGAAGGAGCCGGAGTTGATGAGGTCCTCGATCTCATCGATGTCGGACTGGGCGGAAGAATGGTGGAAGGGTATCGTATCACCGTGCGTCATCGTCGCTGGGAGAAGCCGGCGATCGGCGATTCGAGGAAGACGCGGAGGAGGGAGAGAATAAGAGACTTTGACGGGGAATTGGTAACTTATATACAACGGAGTCACGAGACGAGGAGGTTGTTGGCCATGACTCATCTCAACCTCTATTTAATATGCTCGAAAAAGTCCATTTAGTAGATTTCCCAATTTTGATTTACCATCCCCATTCTTCATATTTGATTAATTACTGTCCCCTTGGACGGTACGATCCTTAAAATATAAGATGTTGTTACGTgagatttaatattaaaatttagtactataattatttgatttaaatttaattttttgatttgagtttgatttgtttgattttattttacagTTTATATTTGGATTTGAATTAATAGGTTTAGATGGATTTAGTTTTAggtaatgaattttatttttagatacataaaattgattgagtcctacttgcttaGTTAGATAAACTTTTGGAACTCAAGTTTtggtttattttgaattttgacttATTAATGAGATAAAAGTTTTATTTATAGAGCTGACTTAAATTCGAGGCTGGACTTATTGTATACAACTTTTTGTGATTTAAGGGTTAAGTCTAAATTCTTTGATCTTGTGGTGAAGGTTTCTAACCCTCCATTAAGTTTATCGATTTCaccttttaaaattatattttcctACTTAAGTTTTACCGGTTGATTTGAATTTTCATTTCAATTTGAGTATTAATTTTTTCTTGAGGTGTTGATTTTTCTTAATAAGTGtttcaatttatttttcaaatctaattaattttttattaagacatacaattattttaaagaatttagCAGTTAAGATAGATGAAGGAAATAAAGTACCCCTCGATCCAGAAAAATGAAGGAATCGtcgaaggctctaaaccaagtaaaaaattacttgtgttggTGTGTGCTTGTCTTTTTCTTTCTaacttttttttctctttctctttttatCCACTACGTACTCTCGACTTTCAAAAAAACGAAAAattctattcaccccctctagcgtctttgtgatccaacaagtggtatcaaagctaagtcggctctaaattggtgcaaccaccaatcaagcaagggggtgactttcaaactttctttgcgtgtttgagtttttttgatatagtccaaattggtacaattaccttTTTGGATAAGTCTTCTCATCTCTTTCTGGAATATCTTGAATTAGTGCAACACCAATCAAGTTTCTCTTTCAGATTACAATGTGGGATTATATTTACAACCTTacaatcccaacaatctcccctcaaacaaaggaccacaggatcCCCCTCAAGAATCGGATTACTCTTGACCTGCTCGgggcctccccacgagcatcGGGTTACTCTTGACCTTCTCAAGGCCTCCAGGACCGGCCCTGAATTTTGAGGACCCCTGGGCGAAAAGAGAAAAGGGATCTCTATAGGAAAAAAATACTAATGTACAATTTGAATATAGTTTAATAGAAAAAGttgaaaattaatatattttctctaaaatatgataaactctatacaaaatatatttctcgatatttttcaaaaagtgcaacaccatacaaaatatatttcttaAGTTTCTCCAAAAAGTGTAATATCTACAAATACAGAAAAAGATATaaataatcattaaaaaaatctatatcttctagtattttgaaaaacaaaatcatcaataaggtcttcaaaattaagtttttctaacacctcattttcgataagtcatttacattcaaatcattatcatcattttctctcaattcttcttgCTTATTTGTTTCATGATTATAATCATCATTTTTTCTCAATTCTTTCAGCTCATTGATTGCATGatcatttaatttttcttgattACTTGATTGCtgctcatttgttgcatgatcatttagttcttcttaacTTTCTTCTTGTAATTCATTAACTGAATCTTTAATTGAAGATCTAGCTTTAAAAAACTTACGAAGAACACCTTTGTCAGTTTTAATAATATGTtccactctttttcttttattttttttctgatttcaagattgatatttttttagaaatatgttTGTACTATAAattttaagtgtaaaaataaaacacacaaaacgAGCAACAAAATTAACAATGAAAcaaaaaatcaatattgaatacacttttctaatttaattagaagagattcaaagaagaagaatagaagaaatttgtacaagaaataaaatcttggaaagagagaaaaaaaaagagatgatttacctcccttgttttttttccttttcttttttagaattatagatctatatatatatatatatatatatatatataatagatctatatatatatatatatatatatatataaaccaataaaatatatttttttaatttttattaaaataactaattatatataatatataatatatattatatatacatgTCAAATTTGGGGCCCCTAAAAATTGGGGGCCCTTGGCCATCGCCCTTGGTGACATGCCTCAGGGCCGACCTTGAGGGACTCCTCTCAAGCATCAGGTCACtgacctgctcagggcctcccctaTTTCATTCAAGGttttcacccacatggttcaatcttggatcatggctctgaCTCGTGCTTTTTCCGACGGTTAGTCCTGTGAAGAgcgatctcgctctgataccaattgtaggatcaaaaagaatttagatatctccataatagaatgatattgtccactttgggcctaagccctgatggttttgctcttgggctatatccaaaaggccttatgccaatggagatatctttttcttataaatctatgatctaTGTTTGTAACTTTGCAACTCCAAC is drawn from Zingiber officinale cultivar Zhangliang chromosome 1B, Zo_v1.1, whole genome shotgun sequence and contains these coding sequences:
- the LOC121991871 gene encoding protein YIP4b-like is translated as MTHGDTIPFHHSSAQSDIDEIEDLINSGSFSATVLPARPPSPPRASIPVSHSFIPSGPHPPSAYQKLPPAMFSSPPQPPPLPSSSPVSRSGGGFSSEGFGSPPDTLTEPVWDTVKRDLTRIVSNLKLVVFPNPFREDPGKALRDWDLWGPFFFIIFLGLVLSWSASVKKSQVFAVAFAVLAAGAVILTLNVLLLGGQIIFFQSLSLLGYCLFPLDVGALICLLKHNIMIKIIVVLITLSWSSWAAYPFMSAAVNPRRKALALYPVFLMYISVGFFIIAID